From uncultured Bacteroides sp., a single genomic window includes:
- a CDS encoding TonB-dependent receptor, with protein sequence MKRKVKWGGRLLASFICSLFLMSMHAQVSVSGTVLDSQNEPLVGASVTVKGTSNGTVTDIDGKFMLKVPNTNVTLIFTFIGYDKQEIALKGKTSLKAILKENATAIDEVVVVGYGTQKKSSLTGSVSQIRGDELLKAPSTNISSLLGGRLPGIQSVQTSGQPGEDQASLTIRGSIYGATYIVDGMPRSINDIDPNDIETVSVLKDGASAAVYGLKSAGGVVIITTKKGREGKSQITYSGSYGISQNANFPEFLDGPSFAYYYNKGLEMDGNQPIFSQADITKMTNGDDTDGWGNTNWIKKVFGTGHNQQHSITAQGGTDRIKYFTSLGYMGQQGNINNYLYDRYNLRTNIDADIANNWKLTVGVAGQVGRKNNPAFSAGGSGEDTGENAGYWMSIAQQAIASHPYLPEEYNGLPVGTPNNSNQPNSPLAAINNSGKYKTNTLDLQSNVTLQYNVPWVKGLSAKFTGAYDFETSRNKNLSTPYYVMIAKKPDTTNPNISYQKVIDPRGTTYMTLGEGDAEFTQLVGQGSLNYITTIAKKHHIDAMLLLELRDKKTNNFSAYGKNLSFAELPELSFAQPDNSPIAGSSDHTRSVGYVFRAKYDYNDTYLAEFTGRYDGSYKFSGNVSNKRWGFFPSFSAGWRMSNEDFMKDFENIDNLKLRASVGLLGNDEVPAYSYLSTYSNSSAVVLGNTRQSSLATGVIANPNLTWECTLSYNAGFDLNMWKGMLGLEFDLFYNYTYDILTHMNTGYPPSMGGYYPSYENYSKIDGKGIEILLSHKNHIGTGKRAFNYGTSLNITYAKSRWLRYPDSPNVPNYQKVTGQAYGAKMGWTASGLFQSEEEIDNSPRIFGGDRARPGDIKYVDLNGDGNIGYEDQGYVGRSNRPELVGGLNLFGDWHGLDFNAQLTGGAICDVSLTGTYYNGYDDNTIFTQTFKEGGNSPRYLVENAWRPDNTGGTYPRLTVNDPHNNNGLGSTFWFRDGKYIRLKSVQIGYSLPQSLMNRIGVNKLRVFVQGSNLFTLSGLPQGIDPESPGVNNGYYPQQRTFMTGITLTF encoded by the coding sequence ATGAAAAGAAAAGTAAAATGGGGAGGGAGGCTACTAGCTTCTTTCATATGCTCGTTATTCTTGATGAGCATGCATGCTCAGGTGAGTGTTTCCGGTACTGTCTTGGACTCTCAGAATGAACCTCTCGTTGGAGCCTCAGTAACAGTTAAAGGCACATCAAATGGAACTGTCACAGATATAGATGGTAAATTTATGTTAAAAGTTCCCAATACAAATGTAACGTTGATTTTTACCTTCATTGGTTATGATAAACAAGAAATTGCTTTAAAAGGAAAAACATCGTTAAAAGCAATTCTAAAAGAGAATGCTACAGCGATAGATGAAGTAGTTGTAGTGGGTTACGGTACTCAGAAGAAGTCTTCGTTGACCGGCTCTGTATCACAAATTAGAGGAGATGAATTGCTTAAAGCTCCATCAACTAATATATCTAGTTTACTGGGTGGTCGTTTACCCGGTATTCAGTCTGTGCAAACTTCTGGTCAGCCCGGGGAAGATCAGGCTAGTTTGACGATCCGTGGTTCAATTTATGGTGCGACTTATATTGTTGATGGAATGCCACGTTCAATTAATGATATAGATCCTAATGATATAGAAACAGTTTCTGTATTGAAAGATGGTGCTTCTGCTGCTGTTTACGGCTTAAAAAGTGCCGGAGGTGTAGTTATTATCACTACAAAGAAAGGGCGCGAAGGTAAATCACAAATAACTTATAGTGGTTCTTACGGTATTTCTCAGAATGCTAATTTTCCTGAATTCCTTGATGGTCCTAGTTTTGCGTACTATTATAATAAGGGATTAGAAATGGATGGAAATCAGCCCATCTTTTCACAAGCAGATATTACAAAAATGACAAATGGTGATGATACTGATGGTTGGGGAAATACGAATTGGATAAAGAAGGTTTTTGGAACAGGACACAACCAGCAGCACAGCATCACCGCTCAGGGTGGAACAGATAGAATAAAGTACTTCACTTCTCTGGGTTATATGGGGCAACAAGGTAATATTAATAATTATCTTTATGATCGTTATAATTTGCGTACAAATATTGATGCTGATATTGCAAATAACTGGAAGTTGACAGTTGGTGTTGCAGGTCAGGTAGGTCGTAAAAATAATCCGGCTTTTTCAGCAGGTGGCTCAGGTGAGGATACAGGCGAAAATGCTGGATATTGGATGTCAATAGCTCAACAAGCCATAGCTAGTCATCCTTACCTTCCGGAAGAGTATAATGGACTTCCTGTAGGAACGCCCAATAATAGTAATCAACCTAATAGCCCGTTGGCTGCTATTAATAATTCCGGTAAGTATAAAACAAATACCCTTGATTTACAAAGTAATGTTACGTTACAATATAATGTGCCTTGGGTGAAGGGCCTGAGTGCTAAGTTTACAGGAGCTTATGATTTTGAGACATCACGCAATAAGAATCTCAGTACTCCATATTATGTAATGATTGCAAAAAAACCGGATACTACAAATCCTAATATTTCTTATCAAAAGGTAATTGATCCGCGTGGTACCACTTATATGACTTTAGGAGAGGGAGATGCTGAATTTACTCAATTAGTTGGCCAGGGAAGTTTAAACTATATTACTACTATTGCAAAAAAACACCATATTGATGCAATGTTGTTGCTTGAACTTCGAGATAAGAAAACTAATAATTTTTCAGCTTATGGAAAAAACCTTAGTTTCGCCGAATTACCAGAGCTGAGTTTTGCTCAGCCAGATAATAGTCCAATTGCAGGATCAAGTGATCATACAAGAAGTGTTGGTTATGTTTTCCGTGCTAAATATGATTATAATGATACATACTTAGCCGAATTTACTGGTCGTTATGATGGCTCATATAAATTCTCGGGCAATGTAAGCAATAAACGTTGGGGTTTCTTCCCTTCTTTTTCTGCTGGTTGGAGAATGTCAAACGAGGATTTTATGAAGGACTTCGAAAATATTGATAATTTGAAATTACGCGCATCTGTTGGTTTGTTAGGAAATGATGAAGTTCCTGCCTATTCATACTTAAGCACTTATAGCAATTCCAGCGCAGTAGTTTTGGGTAATACCCGTCAAAGTTCATTAGCTACAGGTGTCATAGCAAATCCAAATCTAACCTGGGAATGTACTTTATCTTATAATGCAGGATTTGATCTAAACATGTGGAAAGGCATGCTGGGTTTGGAATTCGATTTATTCTATAACTACACATATGACATATTAACACATATGAATACTGGTTATCCACCTTCAATGGGAGGATACTATCCTAGCTATGAGAATTATAGTAAGATTGATGGTAAGGGTATTGAGATATTATTGAGCCATAAGAATCATATTGGTACAGGAAAACGAGCATTTAATTATGGTACAAGCTTAAATATTACTTATGCAAAGAGTCGTTGGTTGCGTTATCCAGATAGCCCTAATGTACCTAATTATCAAAAGGTTACTGGGCAGGCTTATGGTGCTAAGATGGGATGGACTGCATCCGGACTTTTTCAAAGCGAAGAAGAAATAGATAATTCTCCTAGAATTTTTGGTGGTGACAGAGCTCGCCCGGGAGATATCAAATATGTAGATCTCAATGGCGATGGTAACATAGGATATGAAGATCAAGGATATGTTGGTCGTTCGAATCGTCCTGAATTAGTTGGTGGCTTGAACCTTTTTGGTGACTGGCATGGATTAGACTTCAATGCACAATTAACGGGTGGTGCTATCTGTGATGTTTCTTTGACAGGTACTTATTATAATGGATATGACGATAATACAATCTTTACACAAACATTCAAAGAGGGTGGAAATTCACCACGTTATTTAGTTGAGAATGCTTGGAGACCAGACAATACTGGCGGTACTTATCCACGTTTAACTGTGAATGATCCACATAATAACAATGGATTAGGTTCTACATTTTGGTTCCGTGATGGTAAATACATTCGTCTAAAATCTGTTCAGATAGGTTATTCTCTTCCTCAGTCATTAATGAATAGAATTGGAGTAAATAAGTTGAGAGTATTTGTACAAGGATCTAATTTATTCACTTTATCGGGTCTCCCTCAGGGCATTGATCCTGAATCTCCGGGCGTAAATAATGGATATTATCCTCAGCAGAGGACATTTATGACAGGTATAACTCTTACATTCTAA
- a CDS encoding RagB/SusD family nutrient uptake outer membrane protein translates to MKHLNIKVLSAVILGCSLSFAGCTDSLDITPTDRVSNQLIWSNSDYANLAVNDFYKNIGIYGSFDLGQSVDGLTEGFTETLKYGSMTNFTHMNRCNLFMYATTMTASWASYDLGDWSNLYVRIRLVNEAISNMKKYSSFDSQTTAHIEGQLHFFRGFLYFELVKRYKTVILYDENLDKIQNNTPLSTETEGWSMIENDLKFAGLNLPKEWADSEYGRVTKGAAYALLSRAMLYAEKWDVAKVAADSVIKLNKYELADNYADAFKTGANSGNKEAILEYDYNLNSPYHNFDDEFSPKGDPGVSQGGLGTPTQEMVESYELAAGGFPDWSKWHSTTGTTENPPYAQLEPRFQASVLYNGASWKGRSIEPFIGGTDGWCSYSDDPAPAGRTTTGYYLRKLVDESHDLSVNSKSTQPWISIRYAEVLLNYAEACYHTGDVEKANDAVKQIRTRVGLPYNAKTGDELMAAIRQERKVELSYEGLLFWDMRRWKLAHSAYEKSRVHGLKIEKNANGTFTYTYVDCDKQDRHFPEKLYRIPLPQGELDNNPSVKQYEEWR, encoded by the coding sequence ATGAAACATTTAAATATAAAAGTATTAAGTGCAGTAATTTTAGGTTGCTCACTCTCTTTTGCCGGATGTACTGATTCTCTTGATATAACTCCTACAGATAGGGTATCTAACCAGTTAATATGGAGTAATTCAGATTATGCAAACTTGGCAGTAAATGATTTTTATAAGAACATAGGAATCTACGGAAGTTTTGATTTAGGTCAATCGGTAGATGGTCTTACTGAAGGTTTTACAGAAACGTTAAAGTACGGTTCTATGACTAATTTTACACACATGAATAGATGTAATCTATTTATGTATGCAACTACAATGACTGCAAGTTGGGCTTCATATGATTTAGGTGACTGGAGTAATTTGTATGTACGTATCCGTCTTGTAAATGAGGCAATTAGTAATATGAAGAAATATAGCTCTTTTGATAGTCAGACAACGGCCCATATTGAAGGACAACTACACTTTTTTCGTGGTTTTTTGTACTTTGAATTAGTGAAACGTTATAAAACTGTTATTCTTTATGATGAGAATCTGGATAAGATTCAAAATAACACTCCATTAAGTACAGAAACAGAAGGCTGGAGTATGATAGAAAATGACCTTAAGTTTGCTGGATTAAACCTTCCTAAAGAATGGGCTGATAGTGAATATGGTCGAGTAACAAAAGGGGCAGCGTATGCACTTCTATCACGTGCAATGCTTTATGCTGAAAAATGGGATGTTGCTAAAGTTGCTGCTGATAGTGTAATTAAACTAAATAAATATGAACTGGCCGATAATTATGCTGATGCATTTAAAACGGGTGCCAATAGTGGAAACAAGGAGGCTATTCTTGAATATGACTATAATTTAAATAGCCCTTATCATAATTTTGATGATGAATTTTCTCCAAAAGGTGATCCTGGTGTGTCACAAGGTGGGTTGGGCACTCCTACTCAGGAAATGGTTGAATCTTATGAACTTGCTGCCGGAGGTTTTCCTGATTGGTCTAAATGGCATTCAACTACTGGAACAACAGAGAATCCTCCTTACGCTCAACTTGAACCTCGATTCCAGGCATCTGTTCTGTATAATGGAGCTTCATGGAAAGGACGTTCTATTGAACCGTTTATTGGCGGAACTGATGGGTGGTGTTCTTATAGCGATGACCCGGCTCCGGCAGGACGAACCACCACAGGCTATTATTTAAGAAAACTAGTTGATGAATCACATGATTTATCTGTAAATTCAAAAAGTACACAACCTTGGATATCTATTCGTTATGCAGAAGTCTTACTTAATTATGCTGAAGCTTGCTATCACACTGGAGATGTGGAAAAGGCTAATGATGCAGTCAAACAAATAAGAACAAGAGTAGGCTTGCCATATAATGCTAAAACAGGTGATGAATTGATGGCTGCTATTCGTCAGGAACGTAAAGTTGAACTTTCTTATGAAGGACTCCTTTTTTGGGATATGCGTCGTTGGAAATTGGCACATTCGGCTTATGAAAAATCTCGCGTACATGGATTGAAGATTGAGAAAAATGCCAATGGAACATTTACTTACACTTATGTAGATTGTGATAAGCAAGACCGCCATTTTCCAGAGAAACTTTACCGCATACCACTTCCACAAGGAGAATTGGACAATAATCCTTCGGTTAAGCAATATGAGGAATGGAGATAA
- a CDS encoding DUF5018 domain-containing protein translates to MKKNIFILLIGVISTMSGCQSPDELSSTAQGEGLNSITAYFAEGTYKDDQQAAFKTTVTDLSSDIVVQVPYYYPEETDLTTTITKMRLVGEFDSNCSIEPKLGVVDLTKKNYYTFTNARGEKKQISITGKIALLTGCDITYFAIPDDEANGITGVTGVIDQDSRTISLITIQDLSSVKVNLKISPHSTISPDPRVTALNLNQETKLTVTAHDGVTKKEYTITKAAPEKIGYGFRSGSQQKLFEFDFTNNGIDWLSSNNPSLAAIGSNLILCTGNGVIPTYFNRITGAKIGQITLGSAKADGCITNDLGGNLLICDYAATGNTFNIYRTNAVNKAPVLFLSYDNSTGSDLGAKVSVQGNIDSNAIISAELANWGGSKSFVRWIVKNGSIGNPEVITMSGTTAWSSGVTVADLVYATTNVTDGYFTSFYDADVLHYMDGSTNASVANLQPQSDGSGWAYNNNCLDVKQFNGARYLALGCISHFPQWAINTQIYLYDVTSTSQFSGPVDTSGALVFSPTVTSFLTAGDGISAMGDVLLVPSVDGYNLTLYYIDNNCKVLGAYQFDCIKK, encoded by the coding sequence ATGAAAAAGAATATATTTATATTGCTTATCGGAGTTATAAGCACTATGTCTGGTTGCCAATCACCCGATGAATTATCCTCAACTGCACAAGGGGAGGGATTGAACAGTATTACAGCCTATTTCGCTGAAGGTACATATAAAGATGATCAACAAGCTGCATTTAAAACAACTGTAACTGATTTATCTTCAGACATTGTGGTTCAGGTACCTTATTACTATCCCGAAGAAACAGACCTTACTACGACGATAACTAAGATGAGGCTTGTGGGTGAATTTGATAGTAATTGTTCTATAGAACCTAAATTGGGCGTGGTCGATTTAACAAAAAAAAACTACTATACTTTTACCAATGCACGTGGTGAGAAAAAGCAAATCAGTATAACTGGTAAGATTGCATTGCTTACGGGCTGTGATATTACTTATTTTGCAATTCCAGATGACGAAGCTAATGGAATAACAGGAGTCACAGGTGTAATAGATCAGGATAGTCGGACTATTTCTTTAATAACTATTCAAGATCTCTCGTCTGTGAAAGTGAATCTAAAGATATCACCGCACTCAACTATCTCTCCAGACCCTCGTGTAACAGCCTTGAACCTGAATCAGGAGACTAAACTTACAGTTACAGCTCATGATGGAGTTACGAAGAAAGAGTATACTATTACTAAGGCTGCTCCAGAAAAAATTGGTTATGGATTCCGCAGTGGGAGTCAACAAAAACTCTTTGAATTTGACTTTACCAATAATGGTATTGATTGGTTATCAAGTAATAACCCTTCTTTAGCTGCTATAGGTAGTAATTTGATATTGTGTACCGGTAATGGGGTAATCCCAACTTACTTTAACCGCATAACAGGTGCTAAGATAGGACAAATTACTTTAGGATCTGCAAAAGCAGATGGTTGTATTACGAATGATCTTGGTGGTAATCTTTTGATTTGTGATTATGCAGCTACAGGAAATACCTTTAATATTTATCGTACAAATGCTGTTAATAAGGCTCCTGTTTTGTTCTTGTCATATGACAACTCTACAGGTTCTGATTTGGGTGCCAAAGTATCAGTACAAGGCAATATTGATTCCAATGCAATTATTAGCGCAGAACTTGCAAATTGGGGTGGATCCAAGAGTTTTGTACGTTGGATTGTAAAGAATGGTAGCATAGGAAATCCTGAAGTCATTACTATGTCTGGTACTACTGCATGGAGTTCTGGAGTCACTGTCGCTGATCTTGTTTATGCTACAACGAATGTAACCGATGGCTATTTCACCTCTTTCTACGATGCAGATGTATTGCATTATATGGATGGAAGTACAAATGCATCTGTAGCAAATTTACAACCTCAAAGTGATGGTAGTGGATGGGCATATAATAATAATTGTCTTGATGTTAAGCAATTTAATGGTGCCCGTTACCTGGCTTTGGGCTGTATCTCTCATTTTCCACAGTGGGCTATTAATACACAAATTTATTTGTATGATGTAACGAGTACAAGCCAGTTCTCTGGTCCAGTAGATACTTCCGGTGCATTAGTGTTCTCACCAACAGTAACTTCATTCTTAACAGCTGGTGATGGTATTTCTGCAATGGGTGACGTTTTACTGGTTCCATCAGTTGATGGATACAATCTTACTTTATATTATATAGATAATAACTGTAAAGTACTTGGCGCATATCAATTTGATTGTATAAAGAAATAA
- a CDS encoding phosphodiester glycosidase family protein, with amino-acid sequence MKKQFLIFFIVFVIIMLVSTVSSCSKENGGNTPAWEWDDPETDTSNPDSAIISQGWMLQKSFGDLPSYIRAYKSPATLQGKSTIAYIVVADMSKGAVFSVLGEAKGYKTLSEFYNVDKAPIVMNGGYFWDGSSLSMLCREGKVFSLNNQIEYRSNATMLYYPTRGAFGLMDDGSYKVNWIYTNKNVTYAYPSPAKNKSGTSPLQMPSASFPEGATVWKAKTAIGAGPVLIKDGKYVNSYTEELFDSDSGIGPESNNPRTAVGITKSGILIFFVCEGRNMTQGVLGITLNEETKILQSLGCAEALNLDGGGSSCLLINGKETIKPSDGKQRSVVTAVSLK; translated from the coding sequence ATGAAAAAGCAGTTCCTGATTTTTTTTATAGTCTTTGTCATTATAATGCTTGTCTCTACTGTTTCTTCTTGCAGTAAGGAAAATGGTGGTAATACTCCAGCTTGGGAGTGGGACGATCCTGAAACAGATACGTCTAATCCTGATTCTGCGATTATCTCACAAGGGTGGATGTTACAGAAGAGTTTTGGAGACTTACCTTCTTATATCCGAGCATATAAATCTCCGGCTACGTTGCAAGGTAAAAGTACGATTGCATATATTGTCGTTGCCGATATGAGTAAAGGTGCTGTTTTTAGTGTGCTTGGTGAGGCTAAAGGCTATAAAACGCTTTCTGAATTTTATAACGTTGATAAGGCTCCGATTGTTATGAATGGTGGATATTTTTGGGATGGTAGTTCTTTAAGTATGTTGTGTCGTGAAGGGAAGGTGTTTAGCCTTAATAATCAAATTGAGTATCGTTCGAATGCTACAATGCTTTATTATCCTACACGTGGTGCGTTTGGCTTGATGGATGATGGCAGTTATAAAGTTAACTGGATTTATACTAATAAAAATGTGACTTACGCCTATCCTTCACCAGCAAAAAACAAGTCGGGGACATCACCTTTACAAATGCCATCAGCCAGTTTTCCTGAAGGAGCTACTGTATGGAAAGCTAAAACAGCTATTGGTGCTGGTCCTGTTTTAATTAAAGATGGGAAATATGTTAATTCGTATACTGAAGAACTATTTGATAGTGATAGCGGAATTGGTCCGGAATCTAATAACCCTCGAACTGCTGTTGGAATAACCAAAAGTGGTATATTGATCTTCTTTGTCTGTGAAGGACGAAATATGACTCAAGGTGTTTTAGGCATTACTTTAAATGAAGAAACTAAAATTCTCCAGAGTTTGGGGTGTGCAGAGGCCTTGAACTTAGATGGAGGTGGTTCTTCTTGTCTTTTAATTAATGGAAAAGAAACAATTAAGCCCAGCGATGGAAAGCAACGTTCCGTGGTTACGGCAGTTTCACTTAAGTGA
- a CDS encoding alpha amylase family protein — translation MRKLLNASMFVLAILTLSFLLGCGDKKETPEWEWPDSTDVSVDTIIKPRYIWIDAAANFPDYANSQDNIRRDLTKVKNTGFTDIVVDVRPTMGDVLFKTSAVDQVKKLDIWEGSQYKFNERTASWDYLQAFIDIGHELGLKVHASINTFVGGNRYLYGLGDPQGLLYRDSSKKDWATTLNLTTGITNIMDTSDDAYTTKFLNPVNEDVQNFILTLLGDLAKYNVDGIFLDRCRFDDLTSDFSDYTKLKFEQYIGGKVTNFPSDVVAPGTGAYPLPSTLPKYFKQWLEFRAKTIHDFVVKARNAVKSINSKIQFGVYVGGWYSTYYDSGVNWASPKFDTAAKYPQWATTNYKNYGYADHFDFMLIGAYAAANQIYGNGEWTVQGFCKNAKQILMGDVKFAGGPDVGNWTVPAGTDVTTAVTNTVDACINSGDGYFLFDIIHVKQHEYWPYLKTGIDKYLNSVAKK, via the coding sequence ATGAGAAAGTTATTGAATGCATCAATGTTTGTTTTGGCTATTTTAACATTGTCTTTCCTTCTGGGTTGTGGCGATAAGAAAGAAACGCCTGAATGGGAATGGCCAGATTCCACCGACGTATCAGTTGATACAATAATTAAGCCTCGTTATATTTGGATTGATGCTGCTGCTAATTTCCCTGATTATGCAAATAGTCAGGATAATATCCGCCGGGATCTGACTAAAGTGAAAAATACTGGTTTTACGGATATTGTTGTTGATGTACGTCCGACCATGGGAGATGTGCTTTTTAAAACCAGCGCTGTAGATCAAGTGAAGAAACTCGATATATGGGAGGGCAGTCAATATAAGTTCAATGAACGTACTGCAAGCTGGGATTACCTTCAGGCATTTATTGATATAGGACACGAATTGGGCTTGAAAGTCCATGCTTCCATTAATACTTTTGTTGGAGGTAATAGATATCTTTATGGCTTAGGTGACCCTCAGGGTTTGCTCTACCGTGATTCGTCAAAGAAAGATTGGGCCACAACACTTAATCTTACTACAGGTATTACCAATATTATGGATACATCGGATGATGCTTATACTACCAAGTTCTTAAATCCAGTGAACGAGGATGTACAGAACTTTATCCTCACTTTATTGGGAGATCTGGCTAAATATAATGTAGACGGAATTTTCCTTGATCGTTGTCGTTTTGATGATTTAACCAGTGACTTCTCTGATTACACCAAGTTGAAGTTTGAACAATATATTGGTGGAAAAGTAACTAATTTTCCTAGTGATGTGGTTGCTCCTGGAACAGGGGCTTACCCTCTTCCTTCTACTCTTCCTAAATATTTTAAACAGTGGCTTGAATTTCGTGCAAAAACAATACATGACTTTGTTGTTAAAGCTCGTAATGCAGTAAAATCAATCAATTCTAAAATTCAGTTTGGAGTGTATGTAGGTGGATGGTATTCCACTTATTACGATTCAGGAGTAAATTGGGCAAGTCCTAAATTTGATACAGCTGCTAAGTATCCTCAATGGGCTACTACCAATTATAAAAACTATGGATATGCAGATCATTTTGATTTTATGTTGATTGGTGCCTATGCTGCTGCAAATCAGATCTATGGAAATGGTGAATGGACTGTACAAGGATTCTGTAAGAATGCTAAACAGATCTTAATGGGAGATGTTAAGTTTGCAGGAGGCCCGGATGTGGGTAACTGGACTGTTCCGGCAGGAACAGACGTGACTACTGCTGTTACTAATACAGTTGATGCTTGCATTAATTCAGGAGATGGATATTTCTTGTTCGACATTATTCATGTAAAACAGCATGAATATTGGCCTTATTTGAAAACAGGTATAGATAAGTATCTAAATTCAGTAGCTAAAAAATAG